TCGCCGAGGCCATCTTGTCGTTCTCCCGGAGAGACTGTTCGGTTTTCTCCAGGTTGGCGAGAAGATCATGGGTCTCATGGGACGATACGGTGATTCGGTCCACCGCGTCCCCCACCTGGCTCACCAGGTCTTGCAAGCGTTCCACCACCACGCTGAAGGCGGCCCCCGCGTCGCCGGCCCGGGCGGCCTCGATGTTGCCGTTGATGGCGAGCAGCTTGATCTCCCGCAGAACCCCCTCGGTCCCGTCGGAGGTCCGGTCGATGTTCTCCATCGTGGCGCGCATCTGATCCATCAGCTCGGCGAGGCGGTTGGCGACCTCCATGCAATGCGCCCGCGAGCTTCTTTCGAGAAGATCGCTCATCATCTTGACGCCGCCGCCGGAGATGAAATCCTGGTCGGGCCGAAGCATCTCCACGATGTTCTGGCGGACCTTTGCGCTCCCCGTGATGTCCAGAACCGCGTTCACGTTCGGATCGCGGATCATCCCCTCCGAGTTATTGGACGTCGAGATGCCCAGCTTGCGAGCCAGGACCATGCCCGGCGCGGCGTTGTTCAGATCCACCACCGCTTGGACTTGGATCTCCGGGTCGCCGTGAAACATCTTCAGAATCACTGTTGCGGCTTGGCCGCCACCCACCAATACGACGTTCATTCCACGTTCTCCATGTTCGCTTCCATCGTTCCTGGTCGGTTTTTCAGTCAGCGAAGTCTCACGGCAGCTCGGGTCCACGGACAAGCCCGGCGGGATCATCTACACCGGGATAGCTTCCGTCGGCCAGGGGCTCGCGCCCCGTGATCCACTATCTTTTCCCCTGTCACCCAGTTACGAGCTTCTTACCGATCTATCGACGGATTCCGTCGATCCTGAAGGGCGATGCGCGGCGGCAGATTATAACCCATTGCAATACCTACTATTAGGGCGGTCGCTCCGGGAGCCGCGCGAGCGTTGTTTCGGCGACGGCGCCGGGAAAGACGCCGGAGCGGGTAGGCGGACCCGCGCGACACGGCGCGCCGTTGGAGAAGTCCGGTCTAATAAGAAAGAGAGGGGGCGGCAACGACCGGCCGGGGGGATTATCTTTCCATCTCAATCATTACCGCCGGGACGGCCGGCGTCGGACGCGCCGGATCTTCCTAGCCGGAGAACGGTCCCGCGGGCCGCGCCGCCCGGGTGGCGAAAAAAAGAGGGAGATAGTCGGCGAGCGCTTCCCCGGGGGCGACGTCCTCGTAGAAGCCGGTGATCGAGAAACCCGCCTCGATCTGACCGCCGATCTGATCCTCCAGGGAGTGGCCGAAATGGAGGGGCTCCTCCGCGGCGATCCGCTGCTCCCGCTCCTCCGGGTCCGCGTCGCGGAGATCGGACCAAGGGGTTCGGCGGGTGACGACAAACCGCCCGGCGTCCAGGTCCTCGTCGGAAAACAGGTAGAGGGCCGGATTGCAGAAACCGGCGAGCAGGACGCCGCCGGGGCGGAGAACGCGGTACGACTCGCGCCAAACCGGCCGCGGATCGGGCGCGAAGCAATTGGAAACGGGGTGGACGATAAGGTCGAAGGAGCGGTCGGCGAAACCGGAGAGGTCCGCCATGTCCCCCTCCAAAGTGTGAAGGGAGAGCCCTTCCCTTTCCGCCGTATCCCGGTCGCGGGCGAGCTGGCCGGGCGACGCGTCGAGCACGGTCACCCGCGCGCCGGCGGCGGCGAGAACCGGGCCCTGCTGGCCGCCGCCCGAGGCGAGACAGAGCGCATCGCATCCCGGAAGAGGCGGAAACCACGCCGCCGGAACCGGCCGGGTCGGTGTGAGAACGATACGGGGGCGGCCGGCGCGCGCGTCGGCGATCTCCCCCGGTGTCGCGGGGATGGTCCAGGGATTCCCCCGTTCCACCTCCCGGTCCCAAGCGCGGGCGTTGTACTTGTGAATGTCCATCGCGGAAACCGCCCCCCGCCGGAGAATCGGTCGCGCGGCGCCGT
The sequence above is a segment of the Candidatus Eisenbacteria bacterium genome. Coding sequences within it:
- a CDS encoding class I SAM-dependent methyltransferase: MDIHKYNARAWDREVERGNPWTIPATPGEIADARAGRPRIVLTPTRPVPAAWFPPLPGCDALCLASGGGQQGPVLAAAGARVTVLDASPGQLARDRDTAEREGLSLHTLEGDMADLSGFADRSFDLIVHPVSNCFAPDPRPVWRESYRVLRPGGVLLAGFCNPALYLFSDEDLDAGRFVVTRRTPWSDLRDADPEEREQRIAAEEPLHFGHSLEDQIGGQIEAGFSITGFYEDVAPGEALADYLPLFFATRAARPAGPFSG